From one Lotus japonicus ecotype B-129 chromosome 3, LjGifu_v1.2 genomic stretch:
- the LOC130744005 gene encoding uncharacterized protein LOC130744005 → MWAELFEIHAHATQVLHHIIPQVGMEPPARTDPSYTRWATLDSSVKQWIYSTMSFDLLATVMEKGSTAMATWNRIASMFEDNQNSRAVALDQDFISTHMEDFPNVSAYCQRLKHIYDQLRNVGAPVNDHRLVLQLVSSLTEPFRGVATLIRQSEPLPPFLKALPLRLPNGDASLEM, encoded by the coding sequence ATGTGGGCTGAATTGTTTGAAATTCATGCTCACGCCACTCAAGTGCTCCACCACATCATTCCTCAAGTTGGTATGGAGCCTCCTGCACGCACCGATCCTTCCTATACccggtgggccactcttgactcTTCTGTCAAACAGTGGATTTATTCCACCATGTCCTTCGATCTTCTCGCCACTGTTATGGAGAAAGGTTCTACTGCTATGGCTACTTGGAACCGTATAGCTTCTATGTTTGAGGACAATCAGAACTCTCGTGCTGTCGCTCTCGACCAGGATTTCATCTCCACTCACATGGAGGACTTTCCTAATGTTTCAGCCTACTGTCAGCGTCTGAAACATATCTATGATCAGTTGAGGAATGTTGGTGCCCCAGTCAATGACCATCGTCTTGTTCTACAATTGGTCTCTAGTCTCACTGAGCCTTTTCGTGGTGTTGCCACCCTGATCCGTCAGAGCGAGCCTTTGCCTCCTTTCCTCAAGGCCCTGCCTCTCAGACTTCCAAACGGGGATGCCTCTCTTGAGATGTAA